One Synechococcus sp. JA-2-3B'a(2-13) genomic window carries:
- the radA gene encoding DNA repair protein RadA: MAKAKTVWECSQCGERYAKFLGRCDHCGAWNTLTEVVVAPAAKSPRAQALAPRSNRANGIPRSALPLSQVSSDRHPRLSSGYGEFDRVLGGGIVPGSLVLIGGDPGIGKSTLLLQSAAHLAKSGPILYVSGEESAQQIKLRAERLGVESEQLYLLAETDLEAIVAEIQALQPQVAVIDSIQAIFWGQLTSAPGSVSQVRECTGLLMRLAKKLGVALLIVGHVTKDGSLAGPKVLEHLVDTVLYFEGDRFQSHRLLRAVKNRFGAAQEMGVFEMTASGLVEVENPSQLFLSSRDQAMPGTATIVACEGTRPLVVEVQALVSPTSYSSPRRTSTGIEINRFLQILAVLEKRVGIPLSKYDAYIASAGGIQVAEPAADLGVAVAVAASFRDRQVDPFTVLIGEVGLGGQVRPVAQLEQRLKEASKLGFRHAIIPNSPVLSDHGLRLSRVQRVLEALLVAVPGSQSAE, encoded by the coding sequence ATGGCCAAGGCCAAAACCGTCTGGGAGTGCAGCCAGTGCGGCGAGCGCTATGCCAAGTTTTTGGGCCGCTGCGACCATTGCGGCGCCTGGAACACCCTGACGGAAGTGGTCGTCGCCCCAGCGGCCAAGTCCCCACGGGCCCAAGCCCTCGCTCCTAGGTCCAACCGCGCCAATGGGATCCCCCGGTCGGCCCTCCCCCTCTCCCAGGTCTCCTCAGATCGCCACCCTCGCCTCTCCTCCGGCTATGGCGAGTTTGACCGGGTGTTGGGAGGTGGCATTGTGCCGGGATCCCTGGTGTTGATTGGCGGGGATCCGGGCATTGGCAAGAGCACCCTGCTGCTGCAGAGCGCTGCCCACCTGGCCAAGAGCGGGCCCATCTTATACGTGTCGGGGGAAGAATCAGCCCAGCAGATCAAGCTACGCGCCGAGCGGCTGGGGGTGGAAAGCGAGCAGCTCTACCTCTTGGCCGAGACCGACCTGGAGGCCATCGTGGCGGAGATCCAGGCTCTGCAACCGCAGGTGGCGGTGATCGACAGCATTCAAGCCATCTTCTGGGGGCAACTCACCTCGGCGCCGGGATCCGTTTCCCAGGTGCGGGAATGCACCGGCCTGTTAATGCGGCTGGCCAAAAAACTGGGGGTGGCTCTGCTGATTGTAGGCCATGTTACCAAAGACGGATCCCTGGCCGGGCCGAAGGTGCTGGAGCATTTGGTGGACACGGTCTTGTACTTTGAGGGGGATCGCTTCCAAAGCCACCGCCTATTGCGCGCCGTCAAAAACCGCTTTGGGGCAGCCCAGGAAATGGGTGTTTTTGAGATGACCGCCTCTGGCTTGGTGGAGGTGGAGAACCCCTCGCAGCTTTTTTTGAGTAGCCGGGATCAGGCCATGCCCGGAACAGCCACCATCGTTGCCTGCGAGGGCACCCGCCCCTTGGTGGTGGAAGTGCAGGCCCTAGTCAGCCCCACCAGCTACAGTTCCCCCCGCCGCACCTCAACCGGCATTGAAATCAACCGCTTTTTGCAGATCTTGGCCGTGCTGGAAAAACGGGTGGGGATCCCGCTTTCCAAATACGATGCTTACATCGCCTCTGCCGGCGGCATTCAGGTAGCCGAGCCAGCTGCCGACTTGGGGGTAGCAGTGGCCGTGGCCGCCAGCTTCCGGGATCGCCAAGTGGATCCTTTTACAGTCCTGATTGGCGAGGTGGGACTGGGGGGGCAGGTGCGCCCGGTGGCCCAGTTGGAGCAGCGCTTGAAAGAAGCCAGCAAACTGGGGTTTCGCCACGCCATCATCCCCAACAGCCCTGTGTTGTCGGATCACGGCCTGCGCCTGAGTCGGGTGCAGCGGGTGTTGGAAGCCCTGCTGGTGGCTGTGCCCGGTTCCCAGAGCGCAGAGTGA
- a CDS encoding photosystem I reaction center subunit VIII: MTGSYAAAYLPWIFIPIVGWLLPAVGMAVLFLYIERD, from the coding sequence ATGACCGGTTCTTACGCTGCTGCTTATCTTCCTTGGATTTTTATCCCCATTGTTGGTTGGCTGCTTCCTGCAGTGGGCATGGCAGTGCTTTTTTTGTACATTGAGCGGGACTAG
- a CDS encoding AMMECR1 domain-containing protein: protein MFTCRVHFTVRLLGLQGLRPANAIGLRPANAIGLLLAAGLGLWTGSLPQPSETTAPVPPPESMGASHRLRDRTGGTESDSEGIPSPSRRQPLPDTLPALARQAIAYYFATGQVLPPPEEIPPHWRRSAGVFVTVSTEGRPRGCWGSLDPSGEDLARATIRAAVGAVTRDWRYVPLQPGELESASIQVAIVRRVVPIASAGRSPFAAVEQVDPTRMGLFVRSGTRGAVLLPGEALTTEWQLATAKRLAGIPVDQPVELFRVEAELLHEF from the coding sequence GTGTTCACCTGCCGAGTTCACTTCACGGTTCGATTGCTGGGTCTTCAAGGACTCCGTCCCGCTAACGCGATTGGACTCCGTCCCGCTAACGCGATCGGCCTGCTCCTGGCTGCGGGGCTGGGCTTGTGGACGGGATCCCTGCCGCAGCCTTCTGAGACAACTGCCCCTGTTCCTCCGCCGGAGTCCATGGGTGCCTCGCACCGCTTACGGGATCGCACTGGCGGGACGGAGTCCGATTCAGAAGGGATCCCCTCTCCCAGCCGGCGACAACCTCTCCCTGACACCCTGCCGGCGCTGGCGCGTCAGGCCATTGCCTACTACTTCGCCACCGGCCAGGTGCTGCCACCTCCAGAGGAGATCCCGCCCCACTGGCGGCGCTCTGCGGGGGTTTTTGTAACGGTGAGTACAGAGGGTCGGCCCCGTGGCTGCTGGGGCAGCTTGGATCCCAGCGGCGAGGACCTGGCCAGGGCCACCATCCGGGCGGCGGTGGGGGCAGTCACCCGCGATTGGCGCTACGTACCTCTGCAACCCGGGGAGCTGGAGTCAGCCTCCATTCAGGTAGCCATTGTGCGGCGGGTAGTGCCCATTGCGTCGGCGGGACGGAGTCCTTTTGCCGCTGTGGAGCAGGTGGATCCCACCCGCATGGGCCTATTTGTCCGCTCTGGAACCCGGGGAGCGGTGTTGCTGCCGGGAGAGGCTTTGACGACAGAATGGCAGCTTGCTACCGCTAAGAGGTTGGCCGGGATCCCTGTCGACCAGCCGGTGGAGCTGTTTCGCGTGGAGGCAGAGCTGTTGCATGAGTTTTGA
- a CDS encoding ARPP-1 family domain-containing protein: MASLNFPTLRIGDPIQEGSFQVFPLFSQGEQEVAYRLPDLQTQEATITEVSEAGAVPHLVVENHSEFLLLLGVPSRVPAGRPRLSSVL; encoded by the coding sequence ATGGCCAGCCTTAACTTTCCAACCCTGCGTATAGGCGATCCCATTCAAGAGGGCAGTTTCCAGGTTTTCCCTCTCTTTTCTCAGGGGGAGCAGGAAGTTGCCTATCGCCTTCCAGATCTGCAAACCCAGGAAGCAACCATCACCGAGGTGAGCGAGGCCGGAGCAGTACCTCACCTGGTTGTGGAAAACCACAGTGAGTTCCTATTGCTGCTGGGAGTACCGAGCAGAGTCCCAGCGGGGCGACCAAGGCTCAGCTCTGTTCTATGA
- a CDS encoding helix-turn-helix domain-containing protein translates to MVKKPLDDCLLERMRVVGLSSWRALQAQAGISRRALDQVRRGKWGSLRLEQLQKLAAALQWDLGSLLRLNGNDKMGATDSSEVLFSLLQPLLTSYPTVRQIAQRKPDWPAQNVTALFRSLDALLQHWGYESIGSPLESVPFDPQRHQPDQPDIQKGDPVYIRFVGYRRGDHILCPAKVSRSLPGGLS, encoded by the coding sequence ATGGTGAAGAAACCTCTGGATGATTGCCTGCTGGAGCGGATGCGGGTTGTTGGCCTGTCTTCTTGGCGGGCTTTACAGGCCCAGGCCGGGATCAGCCGCCGCGCCCTTGATCAGGTGCGCCGAGGGAAGTGGGGATCCCTGCGCCTGGAGCAGCTCCAAAAGCTGGCTGCCGCCCTGCAGTGGGACTTGGGATCCCTGCTGCGCCTCAACGGGAATGACAAAATGGGAGCCACCGATTCCTCAGAAGTCCTCTTCTCTCTGCTGCAGCCGCTGCTCACCAGCTACCCCACTGTCCGCCAGATTGCCCAGCGCAAGCCCGATTGGCCGGCCCAAAACGTGACAGCTCTGTTTCGCTCCTTAGACGCTCTGCTGCAGCACTGGGGGTATGAGTCCATTGGCAGCCCCCTTGAATCCGTCCCCTTCGATCCGCAACGGCATCAGCCGGATCAGCCGGATATTCAGAAGGGGGATCCCGTTTACATTCGCTTTGTCGGCTACCGCCGCGGTGACCACATCCTCTGCCCAGCCAAAGTCAGCCGTTCCCTGCCTGGAGGATTGAGCTGA
- the trpB gene encoding tryptophan synthase subunit beta translates to MTSASFAFSPRVLDPLDPQVRPDPQGRFGPFGGRFVPETLMSALTELEEAFEHHWRDPDFRAEFHNLLRDFVGRPSPLYFAQRLTEYYGGPQIYLKREDLNHTGAHKINNALGQVLLAVRMGKRRIIAETGAGQHGVATATVCARFGLECVIYMGALDMERQAPNVQRMRLLGAEVRGVESGTRTLKDALSEAIRDWVTNVETTHYVIGTVAGPHPYPKLVRAFHDVIGQETRQQCQEKWGGLPDVLLACVGGGSNALGLFNEFVRDPQVRLIGIEAAGEGLHTPRHAATLNRGRIGVLHGAMSYLLQDEEGQVQEAHSISAGLDYPGVGPEHSYLKEIGRAEYYAVTDDEAVEALLLLSRLEGIIPALETAHALAYLKTLAPQQGLRPANAIGPQQRVVVNCSGRGDKDLNTVFKYLQQRGRSF, encoded by the coding sequence ATGACCTCAGCTTCTTTTGCTTTTTCCCCTCGTGTTTTGGATCCCCTTGACCCGCAGGTGCGTCCGGATCCCCAGGGGCGGTTTGGGCCGTTTGGGGGTCGGTTTGTGCCGGAAACCCTGATGAGCGCCCTAACGGAGCTGGAGGAAGCCTTTGAGCATCACTGGCGGGATCCCGACTTTCGCGCCGAGTTTCACAACCTGTTGCGGGATTTTGTTGGGCGGCCCAGCCCCCTCTACTTTGCCCAGCGGCTAACCGAATACTACGGCGGCCCGCAGATCTATCTCAAACGGGAAGATCTCAACCACACCGGCGCCCACAAGATCAACAACGCCCTTGGCCAAGTGCTGCTGGCGGTGCGCATGGGCAAGCGGCGGATCATTGCCGAGACTGGCGCCGGCCAACATGGGGTGGCCACGGCAACCGTGTGCGCCCGCTTTGGCCTAGAATGCGTCATCTACATGGGGGCGCTGGATATGGAGCGGCAGGCCCCCAATGTGCAGCGGATGCGCCTTTTGGGCGCTGAGGTGCGGGGAGTGGAATCGGGCACGCGCACCCTCAAAGACGCCCTCTCCGAGGCCATCCGCGACTGGGTAACCAACGTGGAGACCACCCACTACGTCATCGGCACGGTGGCGGGGCCCCACCCTTACCCGAAGCTGGTGCGGGCCTTTCACGATGTCATTGGCCAGGAGACGCGGCAGCAGTGCCAGGAAAAATGGGGAGGGCTGCCGGATGTGTTGCTGGCCTGTGTGGGGGGTGGATCCAATGCGCTGGGGCTGTTCAACGAGTTTGTCCGGGATCCCCAGGTGCGGCTGATCGGCATCGAAGCTGCCGGAGAAGGGCTGCACACGCCCCGCCACGCCGCTACCCTCAACCGCGGTCGCATCGGGGTCTTGCACGGGGCGATGAGCTACCTGCTGCAGGATGAAGAAGGTCAGGTTCAGGAGGCCCACTCCATCAGCGCTGGCTTGGATTATCCTGGCGTGGGGCCAGAGCACAGCTACCTAAAAGAAATCGGGCGGGCCGAGTACTACGCGGTTACTGACGACGAAGCGGTGGAAGCGCTGCTGCTGCTGTCGCGCCTGGAAGGGATCATCCCCGCGCTGGAGACGGCCCATGCGCTGGCCTACCTGAAAACTTTGGCCCCACAGCAAGGACTCCGTCCCGCTAACGCGATCGGCCCTCAGCAGCGGGTGGTGGTCAACTGTTCTGGGCGCGGCGACAAGGATCTAAACACCGTTTTCAAGTATTTGCAGCAGCGGGGACGTAGCTTTTAG
- a CDS encoding pantothenate kinase, producing the protein MSFEEGADLNASHCCREWLAAVLGNTHVRWGWFVEETLVKVERFPAHQPLSWPQQTELWLAPVGSAPLPPASPWVHQLELSQVPLRDPYPGLGLDRALALWAAGIHYGWPCLVIDAGTALTLTGADSEGSLVGGAILPGLGLQAQALADHTALLPKVQWDPQDPLPPRWANDTVAAIRSGILHTLLAGLREFIADWRRRFPQGPLLLTGGDGKWLHPHLGPLDPELRWDPHLVLRGIAGCRQLHRTARHSPSAE; encoded by the coding sequence ATGAGTTTTGAGGAGGGGGCAGATCTCAACGCTTCGCACTGTTGTCGTGAGTGGCTGGCAGCCGTGCTGGGCAACACTCACGTGCGCTGGGGTTGGTTTGTGGAGGAGACCCTGGTGAAGGTGGAGCGGTTTCCTGCTCACCAGCCCTTGTCCTGGCCGCAGCAGACAGAGCTGTGGCTGGCTCCTGTGGGCTCTGCCCCCCTGCCGCCAGCATCGCCCTGGGTGCATCAGTTGGAGCTGTCGCAGGTGCCGCTGCGGGATCCCTACCCGGGGTTGGGGCTGGATCGGGCCTTGGCCCTGTGGGCTGCCGGGATCCACTACGGCTGGCCCTGTTTGGTCATCGACGCGGGTACTGCCCTGACCCTCACAGGAGCTGACTCTGAAGGATCCCTGGTGGGAGGGGCCATCTTGCCCGGCCTGGGGTTGCAGGCGCAGGCGTTGGCTGATCACACAGCCCTGCTGCCCAAAGTGCAGTGGGATCCGCAGGATCCCTTGCCCCCTCGCTGGGCCAACGACACCGTGGCTGCCATCCGCAGCGGCATCCTCCACACCCTCTTGGCTGGCTTGCGCGAGTTCATTGCCGACTGGCGTCGCCGCTTTCCCCAAGGCCCCCTGCTGCTGACCGGCGGGGATGGGAAGTGGCTCCACCCTCACTTGGGCCCGCTTGACCCAGAGCTGCGCTGGGATCCCCACCTGGTGTTGCGGGGAATTGCCGGCTGCCGCCAGCTGCACCGCACTGCCCGCCACTCCCCTAGTGCAGAATAG
- a CDS encoding photosystem I reaction center protein subunit XI, translating into MDYIRTFNDDPCEGHLSTPISDSPVTRLFINNLPINRPGLSPLLRGLEIGLAHGYFLVGPEIVLGPLRDYPEAANLGGLVTAMAIVLLGTACMSAYGSVTFGNKPETPGAAPLATARGWGDLTAGFFLGGMGGVFAAYFLLENFAGIDAIFRGLVN; encoded by the coding sequence ACGATCCCTGCGAGGGGCATCTTTCGACGCCCATCAGCGATTCTCCTGTCACCCGTCTGTTCATCAACAATCTCCCCATCAACCGTCCTGGCTTATCGCCGCTGTTGCGGGGTCTAGAAATTGGGCTGGCCCATGGCTATTTCTTGGTAGGGCCAGAAATTGTGCTGGGGCCGCTGCGGGATTACCCTGAGGCAGCTAACTTAGGCGGGCTGGTTACGGCGATGGCGATTGTGCTGCTGGGAACCGCCTGCATGTCGGCCTATGGCAGCGTTACCTTCGGAAACAAGCCAGAAACACCGGGGGCCGCTCCTCTGGCTACAGCTCGGGGTTGGGGGGATCTGACGGCAGGATTTTTCTTGGGAGGTATGGGTGGCGTGTTCGCTGCCTATTTCCTGCTGGAGAACTTTGCCGGGATCGACGCCATCTTTCGAGGGCTGGTGAATTAG
- a CDS encoding 1-acyl-sn-glycerol-3-phosphate acyltransferase: MLLSPPPHFARPPLDFIPPAYSAWVLRLVHGILPLLLRVRVRRWLPSGIAKIEATGAEILARLYHQFQEGQIRLVLAFRHVEVDDPLVGLYVLSRLVPEAARRQGIRLREPLHAHFLYDRGMPLWGGEWLGWLLSRLGGIPIRRGRRVDRVALKAARQLLLDGQFPFAIAPEGATNGHSERINPLEPGMAQLCFWCAEDLAKAGRSETVILLPIGIRYYYTDPSWTKLERLLARLEHLSGLTPPKPEPRSSRSPNLRYTQRICRLAQHLLGQLEAFYDLPPFVSERDDKEPPLEQRLAPGHFNARLGRLLHKALETAETYFGLSPQGDWNSRCRRIEEVAWIQIYREELRHPGSLSPLQRGLLDWKAHQATLYLQHMRLVESCVAVQEEYLLSKPSFERLAETALILFDVLARLRGESYPARPRLGWRGVHVTVGDPISVSERLERYCRGRQEAKQAVTELTQDVFSFQFLSFSFPISRDPPRGEPA; encoded by the coding sequence TTGCTCTTGTCACCACCGCCCCATTTTGCCCGTCCTCCCCTCGACTTTATTCCGCCCGCCTATAGCGCCTGGGTGCTACGGCTCGTCCACGGGATCCTGCCCCTGCTCTTGCGGGTGAGGGTGCGGCGCTGGCTTCCTTCCGGCATTGCCAAAATCGAGGCCACAGGGGCGGAGATCTTGGCGCGGCTCTACCACCAGTTCCAGGAGGGTCAAATTCGCCTAGTCCTGGCTTTCCGACATGTGGAGGTGGATGACCCGCTGGTGGGCCTGTACGTTCTATCTCGCCTGGTGCCCGAAGCCGCCCGTCGACAAGGGATCCGCCTTCGAGAACCCCTTCACGCCCATTTTCTCTACGACCGGGGCATGCCCCTCTGGGGAGGGGAATGGCTGGGGTGGCTGTTGTCTCGCCTGGGCGGGATCCCTATACGCCGCGGTCGGAGGGTGGATCGGGTGGCGCTAAAGGCGGCCCGGCAACTGCTCCTGGATGGGCAATTTCCCTTTGCAATCGCCCCAGAAGGAGCCACCAACGGCCACAGCGAACGGATCAATCCCCTGGAACCGGGAATGGCTCAGCTGTGCTTTTGGTGCGCCGAGGACCTGGCCAAAGCTGGTCGCTCAGAGACCGTCATTTTGCTGCCCATTGGCATTCGGTACTACTACACGGATCCCTCCTGGACGAAGCTGGAGCGCCTGCTGGCGCGCCTTGAGCACTTGAGTGGGTTGACGCCTCCGAAGCCAGAGCCAAGATCCTCCAGGAGCCCCAACCTTCGCTACACCCAGCGGATCTGCCGCCTAGCCCAGCATCTCCTGGGACAACTGGAAGCCTTCTACGACCTACCTCCTTTTGTCTCCGAAAGAGATGATAAAGAGCCACCGCTAGAGCAGAGGCTAGCCCCTGGCCACTTCAACGCTCGCCTGGGGCGGCTGCTCCACAAAGCTCTGGAAACTGCGGAGACCTACTTCGGCCTATCTCCCCAGGGGGATTGGAACAGCCGTTGCCGCCGCATTGAAGAAGTCGCCTGGATCCAGATTTACCGAGAAGAATTGCGGCATCCTGGATCCCTGTCTCCCCTGCAGCGGGGGTTGCTCGACTGGAAAGCCCACCAGGCAACGCTCTACCTGCAGCACATGCGCTTGGTGGAAAGCTGTGTAGCCGTCCAGGAAGAGTATTTGCTGAGCAAACCCTCTTTTGAGCGGCTGGCAGAAACTGCCCTCATTCTATTTGATGTGCTGGCCCGCCTTCGAGGGGAATCCTACCCAGCCCGCCCTCGCCTAGGCTGGCGGGGGGTTCACGTGACCGTCGGGGATCCCATCTCCGTTAGCGAGCGGTTAGAGCGGTATTGCCGAGGCCGCCAGGAAGCCAAACAGGCGGTGACCGAGCTAACTCAGGATGTTTTTTCTTTCCAATTTCTTTCTTTTTCCTTTCCAATTTCTAGGGATCCCCCAAGGGGGGAACCAGCTTAG
- a CDS encoding Hsp70 family protein, with product MAPAPKATLAIDFGTSNTVVAVWDPAQAVPRLLTLPGLSRPDHSAIPSLVYVKGKGQLLVGETVRAGRWGAVDPQRLFQGFKRDLVAEFVPPPRVLDGERYDAERVAQAFLQTVMEAVPKEHLQPQQLVFTAPVGSFERYLNWLRGVASACGWDPVQIVDEATAAALGYAVGQAGSLVLVVDFGGGTLDLSLVRTLAPQAGSPVLKAEVIAKADAYVGGVDIDIWIADYLLQQLGLSRQQIGALGWLNLLEQAEQLKIALSTQMEAVGSWFDDEALTAHELKLSRQELEEILEARQLLDQIRQCLDDVLLTAQARGLGKNQIEQVLLVGGSSQLPAVQELLRSYFGKKKVRCERPFDAVALGALQVGRQVKLEDRLHHSYALRLWDPLQKSYIYYPLFEQGSPYPCRRAEPLILQVANDGQTEIRLEVGEVAQVVQSEVVYDELGRMSSRQLTRQTDFRSLAPLGSPTVRATSTESSPICLARLQPPGRVGEDRLRVEFAIDSSRRLLVTITDLQTQALLAEAQPVATLS from the coding sequence ATGGCACCTGCCCCCAAAGCGACCCTAGCCATTGATTTTGGCACCAGCAACACGGTGGTGGCAGTTTGGGATCCCGCCCAAGCAGTGCCCCGTCTCCTCACTCTTCCCGGCCTCTCTCGCCCAGACCACTCGGCTATTCCCAGCTTGGTCTACGTGAAGGGAAAAGGCCAGCTCCTGGTGGGGGAAACCGTGCGCGCCGGTCGGTGGGGGGCAGTGGATCCGCAACGGCTGTTTCAGGGGTTTAAGCGGGACTTGGTGGCGGAGTTTGTCCCTCCGCCGCGAGTTCTAGATGGAGAGCGCTACGACGCCGAGAGGGTGGCCCAAGCTTTTTTGCAGACGGTGATGGAAGCTGTCCCGAAAGAACACCTGCAGCCGCAACAGCTGGTGTTCACCGCCCCTGTCGGCTCTTTTGAGCGCTACCTCAATTGGCTGCGGGGAGTGGCCAGTGCCTGTGGCTGGGATCCCGTTCAAATTGTCGATGAAGCCACGGCAGCAGCCCTGGGCTATGCGGTTGGCCAGGCGGGATCCCTAGTGCTGGTGGTGGATTTCGGCGGCGGTACCTTGGATCTCAGCTTGGTGCGCACCCTCGCTCCCCAAGCGGGTAGCCCTGTCCTCAAAGCGGAGGTGATCGCCAAGGCCGATGCCTATGTGGGCGGGGTGGACATCGACATTTGGATTGCCGACTACCTACTGCAGCAACTGGGGCTAAGCCGACAGCAAATTGGAGCTCTGGGCTGGCTCAACCTCCTGGAGCAGGCGGAACAGCTCAAGATCGCCCTTTCCACTCAGATGGAAGCGGTGGGCAGTTGGTTTGACGACGAAGCCCTCACTGCCCATGAGTTGAAGTTAAGCCGGCAGGAGCTGGAAGAGATCCTGGAAGCTCGTCAGCTTTTGGATCAAATCCGCCAGTGCCTAGACGACGTTCTCCTCACCGCCCAGGCGAGGGGATTGGGCAAGAACCAAATTGAGCAGGTGCTCTTGGTAGGAGGCAGCTCCCAACTGCCAGCAGTTCAAGAGCTGCTGCGCTCCTACTTCGGCAAAAAGAAAGTGCGCTGCGAACGCCCCTTCGATGCTGTGGCCCTGGGCGCCCTGCAGGTGGGCCGCCAGGTGAAGCTGGAGGATCGCCTGCACCACAGCTATGCCCTCCGCCTCTGGGATCCCTTGCAGAAAAGCTACATCTACTACCCCCTCTTCGAACAGGGCAGCCCCTATCCCTGCCGACGGGCTGAGCCCTTGATCCTGCAAGTGGCCAACGACGGACAAACGGAGATTCGCCTGGAGGTGGGCGAAGTGGCCCAGGTAGTCCAGTCGGAAGTGGTTTACGACGAGCTGGGGCGGATGAGCAGCCGGCAGCTCACCCGGCAAACCGATTTCCGATCCCTAGCTCCTCTTGGATCCCCAACCGTTCGCGCTACTTCGACGGAGTCATCACCAATTTGTCTGGCCCGTTTGCAGCCCCCTGGCCGCGTGGGAGAGGATCGCCTTCGCGTCGAATTTGCCATTGATAGCTCGCGGCGCTTGTTGGTCACCATCACCGACCTGCAAACTCAGGCGCTCTTGGCAGAGGCCCAGCCTGTAGCCACCTTGAGTTAA
- the aroC gene encoding chorismate synthase: MANGNSFGVLFCVTTYGESHGGAVGVVVDGCPPRLPLSEADIQAELDRRRPGQSPITTPRQEADRCQILSGVFQGFTLGTPIHILVRNQDARPQDYQEMATTFRPSHADATYQAKYGIRNWQGGGRASARETIGRVAAGAIAKKILRLAAGVEILAYVQRVKDVEAQVDPSSVTAEQVEANIVRCPDPQAAAAMIQKIEEAAREGDSLGGVVECVARRVPRGLGSPVFDKLEADLAKAVMSLPASKGFEIGSGFAGTYLTGKQHNDEFYMTPGGWRTRSNRSGGIQGGISNGEDIVLRVAFKPTATIRQPQNTVTLNGQETVLAARGRHDPCVLPRAVPMVEAMVALVLCDHLLRHHAQCGSLVLSEVPLPVAAAPQA; this comes from the coding sequence ATGGCCAACGGCAACTCCTTCGGTGTCCTGTTTTGCGTGACCACCTATGGCGAGTCCCACGGGGGGGCGGTGGGGGTGGTGGTGGATGGCTGCCCGCCGCGGCTGCCCTTGAGCGAGGCCGACATTCAGGCAGAGCTGGATCGGCGGCGTCCTGGCCAGAGCCCCATCACGACGCCCCGCCAGGAAGCGGATCGCTGCCAGATCCTCTCCGGGGTTTTTCAGGGCTTTACGCTGGGCACCCCCATCCACATCCTGGTGCGCAACCAAGATGCCCGCCCCCAGGACTACCAGGAGATGGCCACCACCTTCCGCCCTTCCCATGCCGATGCCACCTACCAGGCCAAGTACGGCATCCGCAACTGGCAGGGGGGCGGACGGGCCTCAGCGCGAGAAACCATTGGCCGGGTGGCTGCCGGGGCCATTGCCAAGAAGATCCTGCGCCTAGCGGCAGGGGTGGAGATCCTGGCCTACGTGCAGCGGGTAAAAGACGTGGAAGCCCAGGTGGATCCCAGCTCGGTAACTGCAGAGCAGGTGGAGGCCAACATCGTCCGCTGCCCCGATCCCCAAGCGGCGGCGGCCATGATCCAAAAAATTGAGGAGGCGGCGCGGGAAGGGGATTCGCTGGGGGGAGTGGTGGAGTGTGTAGCCCGCCGGGTGCCGCGCGGGCTGGGATCCCCGGTGTTTGACAAGCTGGAGGCCGACTTGGCCAAGGCGGTGATGTCCCTGCCAGCCAGCAAGGGGTTTGAGATTGGCTCGGGGTTTGCCGGCACCTACCTGACGGGCAAGCAGCACAACGACGAGTTTTACATGACCCCCGGCGGCTGGCGCACCCGCAGCAACCGCTCCGGCGGCATCCAGGGGGGCATCAGCAACGGCGAAGACATCGTCCTGCGGGTAGCCTTTAAGCCCACTGCCACCATTCGCCAGCCTCAAAACACCGTCACCCTCAATGGGCAAGAGACGGTTTTGGCGGCGCGGGGACGCCACGATCCCTGTGTCTTGCCGCGGGCAGTGCCGATGGTGGAGGCGATGGTGGCCCTGGTCCTCTGCGACCATCTGCTGCGCCACCACGCCCAGTGCGGATCCCTGGTCTTGTCGGAGGTGCCCCTCCCTGTCGCCGCTGCTCCCCAGGCCTAG